One stretch of Thermanaerosceptrum fracticalcis DNA includes these proteins:
- a CDS encoding hydrogenase small subunit produces MLTRREFLKLCATASLSLGLSNILISEMAEAFVQKLIPKPPLIWLELGTCTGESISLDNAVNPNLKVLLQDMIDLKYHWLLMQAQGEKAVQAIFETMDNHPNEYILVVEGSVITKDQGRYNMVFEYNNKMYTGIDALKLIAEKAKHVIAVGDCAAYGGPTAAFPNPSGAVGVWQVIDRKVINVPGCPSNADWMTGTIAHVVMYGEPELDDYNQPKMFFGQTIHDLCHRRSDFEAGKFASYPGEPGCLFKVGCKGPVTFADCPVRQWNNHINWPVEAGAPCIGCANPGFPDATMPFFQHLSNLQTSLKPINPLTVGKIAGAITALGIGSHLTFNVLTGRLGKHWLQGTVDTDETSQEKVKQEEIIMHKLDQVLHKQETLIDHNLRKKEGLINKMNKLVPRGRKKI; encoded by the coding sequence TTGCTCACACGACGGGAATTTCTTAAACTCTGTGCTACAGCTTCCCTTTCCCTGGGATTATCTAATATCCTCATCTCGGAAATGGCTGAGGCTTTTGTCCAAAAATTGATTCCCAAACCTCCTCTTATCTGGCTGGAGCTGGGTACCTGCACCGGCGAGTCCATCAGCCTGGATAACGCAGTAAATCCCAACCTCAAGGTACTGCTTCAAGATATGATCGACCTAAAATACCACTGGCTTTTGATGCAAGCTCAGGGAGAAAAGGCTGTACAGGCCATATTCGAGACAATGGATAATCACCCCAACGAATACATCCTGGTAGTGGAAGGGTCTGTGATTACAAAGGACCAGGGAAGGTACAATATGGTCTTCGAGTATAACAACAAGATGTATACGGGAATAGATGCCCTCAAACTCATTGCGGAAAAAGCCAAACATGTGATAGCCGTGGGTGACTGTGCCGCCTATGGCGGCCCCACCGCCGCCTTTCCCAACCCTTCAGGAGCAGTGGGAGTATGGCAGGTCATAGACCGCAAAGTCATTAATGTCCCTGGCTGTCCTTCCAATGCTGACTGGATGACGGGTACCATAGCCCATGTCGTCATGTATGGTGAGCCCGAGCTGGATGACTATAACCAGCCCAAGATGTTTTTCGGCCAGACCATTCATGACCTCTGTCACCGCCGCTCAGACTTTGAAGCCGGCAAATTTGCCTCTTATCCCGGGGAACCTGGCTGCCTTTTTAAAGTGGGTTGTAAAGGTCCTGTGACTTTTGCGGACTGCCCTGTACGCCAGTGGAACAACCACATAAACTGGCCGGTAGAAGCGGGTGCCCCCTGCATTGGCTGTGCCAATCCAGGCTTCCCCGATGCAACAATGCCTTTCTTTCAGCATCTCTCCAACCTCCAGACAAGCCTCAAGCCTATCAATCCCCTAACAGTTGGGAAAATTGCCGGAGCAATTACAGCGTTGGGTATTGGGAGCCATCTTACCTTTAATGTGCTTACAGGCCGTTTGGGTAAACACTGGCTGCAAGGTACTGTGGATACAGACGAAACATCTCAGGAGAAAGTTAAACAAGAAGAAATTATCATGCACAAACTGGATCAGGTTCTCCACAAACAGGAAACTCTCATAGACCATAACCTTCGTAAGAAAGAGGGGTTAATTAATAAGATGAATAAATTGGTACCGCGAGGAAGGAAGAAAATCTAG
- a CDS encoding nickel-dependent hydrogenase large subunit: MVKKRIFPVTRVHEPLQVDIEVANGQIVEATITNQLFRGFELMAVGRDPRDASLFLQRICGICSSAHAIAAAYALEDAYGLVPTQNGELLRNLIFGADFLQNHLRQFYVLSLADYIRGSEQAPFRPKPLGGDYRLPAQLEKKLLEHYWQGLVISMKCHQMVATFGAKAPHVQTIIPTGNIQSPDRDKIITYASLLEEVTSFIENVYLQDVDIISRYYSDYYKIGTGYSNLLNFGLFPEGKERKPYYPSGVVINAGEPQELDQNAITEDITYSWYKEGATQHPYQGKTVPDREKPLAYTWNKAARYKGIPMETGPLARLWVKGTYRNGISTMDRLVARALEAREISKLLARWIMEIIPGQPHLYPYEPLPNAQGIGLTGAMRGALGHWVKIEKGVISHYQVITPSVWNFSPRDEKSQRGPAEQALIGAPVEDLDNTLSVGRILRSFDPCFSCAVQVTRAR; the protein is encoded by the coding sequence GTGGTAAAAAAACGCATCTTCCCCGTTACCCGGGTTCATGAGCCTTTACAGGTGGATATTGAAGTAGCTAACGGTCAAATAGTGGAAGCCACCATTACCAACCAGCTCTTCCGAGGCTTTGAATTAATGGCTGTGGGCCGTGACCCCCGCGATGCTTCCCTTTTTCTCCAGCGCATCTGCGGTATCTGTTCTTCCGCCCATGCCATAGCCGCAGCCTATGCCCTGGAAGATGCCTATGGTCTCGTTCCCACCCAAAACGGTGAACTCCTGCGCAATTTGATCTTCGGCGCCGATTTTTTACAAAACCACCTGCGCCAGTTTTATGTTCTTTCTTTAGCTGACTATATACGGGGATCCGAACAGGCTCCTTTTAGACCTAAACCCCTTGGAGGAGACTACCGCCTCCCGGCTCAACTGGAAAAAAAACTCTTGGAGCATTACTGGCAAGGACTGGTAATAAGTATGAAATGCCACCAGATGGTGGCCACTTTTGGCGCCAAGGCCCCCCATGTTCAAACCATTATTCCCACGGGCAATATCCAGTCTCCCGACAGAGACAAAATCATTACTTATGCGTCACTCCTGGAGGAGGTCACAAGTTTTATCGAAAATGTCTATCTCCAGGATGTAGACATCATTAGCCGCTATTATTCCGATTACTATAAGATCGGCACCGGTTATTCCAACCTGCTCAATTTTGGTCTCTTCCCGGAAGGTAAAGAGAGAAAGCCTTATTATCCTTCGGGTGTTGTTATCAATGCCGGTGAACCCCAGGAGCTTGATCAGAATGCTATTACAGAGGATATAACCTACTCCTGGTATAAAGAGGGGGCAACCCAACACCCCTATCAAGGTAAAACCGTTCCTGACCGGGAGAAACCCCTGGCCTATACCTGGAACAAAGCTGCCCGTTATAAGGGAATTCCTATGGAAACAGGCCCTTTGGCCCGGCTCTGGGTCAAAGGAACGTACCGTAACGGCATTTCCACCATGGATCGTTTGGTGGCCCGGGCCCTGGAAGCCCGGGAAATTTCCAAACTCCTGGCCCGCTGGATTATGGAAATTATTCCGGGGCAGCCCCATTTATACCCCTATGAGCCCTTACCCAACGCTCAGGGAATCGGTTTAACCGGCGCTATGCGAGGTGCCTTGGGTCACTGGGTGAAAATAGAAAAAGGGGTAATCAGCCACTACCAGGTAATCACCCCTTCGGTCTGGAATTTTTCACCCCGAGACGAAAAAAGTCAGCGCGGTCCTGCCGAACAGGCCCTCATCGGGGCCCCTGTGGAGGACCTGGACAACACCCTTAGCGTAGGGCGTATCCTGCGTTCTTTCGACCCCTGCTTTTCCTGCGCCGTGCAGGTGACACGGGCCAGGTAA
- a CDS encoding cytochrome b/b6 domain-containing protein — MLKNEKVLHQTLATRLFHWTLVFTTIFLIISGFYITYPFIQGLPMRTIKTIHATSAFIFMSNLAGYTYYYIFSKQWYHIILSWRDLREFPGFLRYAFFLKKYHPFYGKYNPGQKLIYTSWYLTSLGLSLTGLTLKLKGPFLDFFTPYLNISSVRLLHYYLAVYFAATVPVHIYLALTENPAKLQAIFSGYLRRK; from the coding sequence ATGCTCAAAAATGAAAAGGTTCTCCATCAAACCCTGGCCACGCGCCTCTTTCACTGGACTTTAGTCTTTACCACCATCTTTCTCATTATCAGCGGTTTCTACATTACCTATCCCTTCATCCAGGGGCTTCCTATGCGAACAATAAAAACAATCCACGCCACCAGTGCCTTTATCTTTATGTCTAACCTGGCAGGCTACACATATTACTATATCTTTAGCAAACAATGGTACCATATTATCCTCAGCTGGCGAGACCTCCGGGAGTTCCCGGGCTTCCTTCGCTACGCTTTTTTCCTGAAAAAATACCACCCTTTTTATGGCAAATATAATCCCGGACAAAAGTTAATCTATACTTCCTGGTATCTCACCAGTCTGGGACTGTCCTTAACAGGACTGACTCTTAAACTCAAGGGTCCTTTCCTGGACTTCTTTACACCTTATCTCAATATAAGTTCGGTCCGCCTTTTACACTATTACCTGGCCGTGTATTTTGCCGCCACCGTTCCCGTCCATATCTATTTAGCCCTCACAGAAAACCCGGCTAAACTCCAGGCCATTTTTAGTGGTTATCTGAGGCGGAAGTAG
- a CDS encoding hydrogenase maturation protease has protein sequence MDLAKTNEIIVLGLGNIMCGDDGVGIIAAERLEKENIPGIRVVPAGIDPGAILSTLWQAERLLVLDCIQAGGQPGNLHRLNITDLVPEEEPFSLHQVSLASYLEKLGTKGPKEMVILGIEPLNLTWGKAMSSEVRKSLPRLLELAKKEIKKMKEKSLSTL, from the coding sequence TTGGACCTGGCAAAAACTAACGAGATAATCGTCCTAGGCCTGGGCAATATCATGTGTGGAGATGACGGGGTAGGCATCATTGCCGCAGAAAGACTGGAAAAAGAAAACATACCGGGAATTAGAGTAGTACCTGCAGGTATCGATCCCGGCGCTATTCTCTCCACCTTATGGCAGGCGGAAAGGCTTCTAGTCCTTGATTGTATCCAGGCCGGCGGCCAGCCAGGTAATTTACATCGGCTTAACATCACGGATTTGGTCCCAGAGGAGGAACCTTTCTCCCTCCACCAGGTCAGCCTGGCCTCCTACCTGGAAAAGCTGGGTACTAAAGGGCCTAAAGAGATGGTTATCCTGGGGATAGAACCCCTCAACCTGACCTGGGGTAAAGCAATGTCGTCAGAAGTAAGAAAAAGCCTGCCCCGACTTTTGGAACTTGCGAAAAAAGAAATAAAAAAAATGAAAGAAAAAAGCCTTAGCACACTTTAG
- a CDS encoding PDZ domain-containing protein, producing MATFLKLVPLMVTSIISLLTSPLFWMIVILVGFQYKRMARNKSYQFNLPEEPVWRPTLIAALFGLGGGIIGSFLMILVGVSVLEVGVNYLWLTAIALMFIQQRFLCFAYAGGVLSLSKLIFGVPELSIPQLMALVAILHMVESLLILFSGHLGAVPAYIRAHDGRVVGGYNLQKFWPLPLVALAAWIYPNTEALQGAVQMPDWWPLIKPELLKGSGETVYMMMPVVAALGYGDIALTALPKDKTYRSALELAGYSLILLTLAITASYYPALAFLPALFGPFGHEFLIYTGQKRELRGKPAFVPPERGIMILDTLQDSPLKKAGVKPGDILLSLNGIPVNSEYQVETLLLDAGKVVEIEYLSGKRRSFRRALVNRGFGKPLGFIPVPNWYEHSYMEVTGSVSFLKGLWQRLINRISYKKRP from the coding sequence GTGGCAACCTTTCTGAAGCTCGTCCCCTTAATGGTTACAAGCATTATCTCCTTGTTAACTTCGCCTCTTTTCTGGATGATTGTAATTTTAGTGGGTTTCCAGTACAAACGGATGGCGCGCAACAAAAGCTACCAGTTTAATCTGCCGGAAGAGCCGGTATGGCGTCCAACCCTTATTGCGGCACTCTTTGGATTGGGCGGCGGGATTATCGGGAGTTTCCTGATGATTCTTGTAGGTGTCTCTGTACTGGAGGTAGGCGTTAATTACCTGTGGCTTACGGCCATTGCTTTAATGTTTATCCAGCAGCGCTTTTTGTGTTTTGCCTATGCAGGGGGTGTTTTATCCCTGAGCAAACTCATTTTTGGCGTACCGGAGCTCTCTATACCACAGCTCATGGCCCTGGTAGCCATTCTCCATATGGTTGAATCGTTACTTATTCTCTTTAGCGGGCACCTGGGTGCGGTGCCGGCCTATATTCGAGCCCATGATGGGCGTGTGGTGGGAGGGTATAACCTGCAGAAATTCTGGCCCTTGCCCCTGGTGGCACTGGCCGCCTGGATTTATCCCAATACGGAAGCGCTGCAGGGGGCAGTACAGATGCCCGATTGGTGGCCTCTTATTAAACCCGAACTCTTGAAAGGTTCGGGAGAGACTGTGTATATGATGATGCCTGTAGTAGCTGCTCTGGGTTATGGTGACATAGCCTTGACCGCCCTGCCTAAGGATAAAACCTACAGGTCAGCTTTGGAACTGGCCGGTTACAGTCTGATTCTGCTGACCTTAGCCATCACGGCCAGCTACTACCCTGCCCTGGCCTTTCTTCCCGCCCTCTTTGGGCCCTTTGGCCACGAATTTTTGATTTATACGGGGCAGAAACGGGAACTGCGGGGCAAGCCTGCCTTTGTCCCCCCCGAAAGGGGCATCATGATCCTGGATACGCTACAGGATTCCCCGTTGAAAAAAGCAGGTGTGAAGCCGGGTGATATCCTGCTTTCCTTGAATGGGATACCTGTGAACAGCGAATACCAGGTGGAAACCTTGCTTTTGGATGCGGGGAAAGTTGTTGAGATTGAGTATCTTTCTGGAAAAAGGCGAAGTTTTCGCCGGGCCCTGGTCAACAGGGGATTTGGTAAACCCTTGGGCTTTATCCCGGTACCCAACTGGTATGAACACAGTTACATGGAAGTGACCGGTTCGGTAAGCTTCTTAAAAGGTCTGTGGCAGCGGTTAATAAACAGAATTAGCTACAAGAAAAGGCCTTAG
- a CDS encoding S41 family peptidase yields the protein MTEGRKILKNIITILTIISFTVTTVVGFVLITNYQEIGRMAQVAIMIKTQYLEEVPMKQIMQGAVRGMVTSLGDPYSAFMDAKQFQELQRHIQGSIGGIGIYVGEKDKKLTVMSTIEGTPASKAGIKSGDIIIKIDDKFTNELEMDEAVAMMRGNPGTQVTVGIMREGVAKLLEFTLTREIIDIPTVESQVLPKNKNIGYIRLKMFASNSDEAMGKELEKLLNSGVKGLILDLRDDPGGDLDAAVNIARYFVPKGPIVYTVDKSGRTSTYADATGDNLKLPLVVLINEGSASASEVLAGAIKDTKSGILVGEKTFGKGIVQMVFPLGGGDGLKLTTSKYLTPNKVDIHKKGIEPDIKVILSPKDKEDVQLNKAIEVLESKIGK from the coding sequence TTGACAGAGGGTCGCAAAATTCTTAAAAACATCATCACTATTCTTACGATTATCAGTTTTACAGTAACGACAGTGGTAGGTTTTGTTCTTATTACGAATTACCAGGAAATTGGCCGCATGGCCCAGGTAGCCATCATGATCAAAACCCAGTACCTTGAGGAAGTTCCCATGAAACAAATTATGCAGGGCGCGGTTAGGGGGATGGTCACCTCTTTGGGGGATCCCTATTCAGCCTTTATGGATGCCAAACAGTTTCAGGAACTGCAGCGCCATATCCAGGGTTCTATCGGAGGTATTGGCATCTATGTGGGAGAAAAAGACAAAAAACTTACTGTAATGTCTACCATAGAAGGTACCCCTGCCTCTAAAGCAGGTATCAAAAGCGGGGACATCATCATTAAAATTGATGATAAGTTCACCAATGAACTGGAAATGGATGAGGCCGTGGCCATGATGCGCGGCAATCCCGGTACTCAGGTTACGGTAGGGATTATGCGTGAGGGAGTGGCCAAACTCCTTGAGTTTACTTTAACCCGGGAAATTATCGATATACCCACAGTAGAAAGCCAGGTACTCCCCAAAAACAAGAACATCGGTTATATTCGCCTGAAAATGTTTGCCAGCAATTCTGATGAGGCCATGGGCAAAGAACTGGAAAAGCTCTTGAATTCAGGGGTTAAAGGTTTAATCCTGGATCTCCGGGATGACCCGGGGGGAGACTTGGATGCCGCGGTAAATATTGCCCGGTATTTTGTTCCAAAAGGTCCCATAGTCTATACGGTAGATAAAAGTGGGCGTACTTCCACTTATGCAGACGCTACAGGTGATAATTTAAAACTCCCGCTGGTGGTGTTAATTAACGAAGGCAGCGCCAGCGCCTCCGAGGTACTGGCGGGGGCTATTAAAGATACTAAATCAGGTATATTGGTGGGTGAGAAGACTTTCGGTAAAGGGATTGTGCAAATGGTCTTCCCGCTGGGGGGAGGAGACGGGCTTAAGCTTACCACCTCAAAATACCTGACACCCAATAAAGTCGATATCCATAAGAAGGGTATTGAACCGGACATCAAAGTTATACTTTCGCCAAAAGATAAGGAAGATGTACAATTAAATAAGGCCATCGAGGTATTGGAAAGTAAAATTGGCAAATAA
- a CDS encoding murein hydrolase activator EnvC family protein, whose translation MVPFFRQNKYLVSVLLLLTFLLVMVLPVSALSDYERKLKELEEINEAISKYENLYNQKKKEERRVLGEIRTLESNIDVLEGHISTLKKQILNTETLINYTQQDINKTNKLVEERTSYFNKRLNDIYQQGNVSYLEVLLQSTSITDFLTRFDLLEKIAANDVKLLKELEQAREVLEEKKAQLEEKSAQLNSIKGQKEEKQQQLEIQSKQKGVLLKSIQEQKEEYIRALDELEESQKEIEEFIKEWQAKHQQAYMGSGKMGWPVPGYSRVSSGFGYRTHPIFKVKRFHPAIDIPAPAGTPVVASERGKVLYVGIKGGYGRAIILDHGGGYSTQYSHLLSYVVKPGDTVEKGQKIGTVGSTGWSTGPHLDFIVRIGGVPQNPLAYVSPR comes from the coding sequence TTGGTACCTTTTTTCAGGCAGAACAAATATCTGGTAAGTGTTCTATTGCTCCTTACCTTTCTTTTGGTAATGGTCCTACCTGTTTCGGCTCTTTCCGACTATGAGCGGAAATTAAAGGAACTAGAGGAAATAAACGAAGCTATTTCCAAGTATGAAAACCTATATAATCAAAAGAAAAAAGAGGAACGCCGGGTCCTGGGTGAGATTCGTACCTTAGAATCGAACATTGACGTGCTGGAGGGCCATATTAGTACTCTCAAAAAACAAATCCTTAATACAGAAACACTCATTAATTATACCCAGCAGGATATCAACAAAACCAATAAACTGGTGGAAGAGAGGACAAGCTATTTCAACAAGAGGCTCAATGATATCTACCAGCAGGGTAATGTAAGCTACCTGGAGGTACTCCTGCAGTCCACCAGCATTACAGACTTTTTAACCCGTTTTGACCTTTTGGAGAAAATCGCTGCTAACGATGTAAAACTCTTAAAAGAATTAGAACAGGCCAGAGAGGTCCTGGAAGAGAAGAAGGCCCAGTTAGAAGAAAAGTCGGCCCAGCTTAACTCCATAAAAGGCCAAAAGGAAGAAAAACAGCAGCAACTGGAAATCCAGTCGAAACAAAAAGGTGTCCTTCTAAAATCTATCCAGGAACAAAAAGAAGAATATATTCGTGCCCTTGATGAATTGGAAGAAAGCCAGAAAGAGATAGAAGAATTTATCAAAGAATGGCAGGCCAAACACCAGCAGGCTTATATGGGTTCCGGCAAAATGGGCTGGCCTGTCCCCGGTTACAGCAGGGTCTCCTCAGGTTTTGGTTACCGGACCCATCCAATTTTTAAAGTTAAAAGGTTCCACCCTGCCATTGATATCCCTGCTCCTGCCGGCACCCCTGTTGTAGCTTCTGAGAGAGGCAAAGTTCTTTATGTGGGAATCAAAGGGGGCTATGGCAGGGCCATTATCCTCGATCACGGCGGCGGTTATTCTACCCAGTATTCCCATCTTTTGTCCTATGTCGTAAAGCCCGGTGACACGGTGGAAAAAGGCCAGAAAATAGGCACGGTGGGCAGTACGGGGTGGAGTACAGGACCTCATTTAGACTTTATTGTACGTATCGGTGGAGTGCCCCAGAACCCTCTGGCCTATGTGAGCCCGAGGTGA
- the ftsX gene encoding permease-like cell division protein FtsX produces the protein MRLSSLQYAVRDAFRSLKRNKVMSMASMATVAISLLILGCAWLLVLNTQYLATTMESELEINAYLQLDVPRDKALAMKKQLESLTGVDQVTFVPKEEGLKLLEERFGKDTDLLKALGGNNPLPDMYRLKTKEAPQVPLVAEEVAKIQEIEKVRYGQGMVEKLLALTNWLRSVGIVVIIAVGLAAVFLIATTIRLTVFARRREIGIMKLVGATNWYIRWPFFLEGMFIGLTGALIAVGTLHFFYSELVKNVALTINFLPIMTDKAVLYEVYQYLFIIGTALGAMGSAISLHRFLKV, from the coding sequence GTGAGGTTGAGCAGTTTACAATACGCTGTCCGTGACGCTTTTCGTTCTTTAAAACGGAATAAGGTTATGAGTATGGCTTCTATGGCTACGGTGGCCATATCCTTGCTAATTCTGGGCTGTGCCTGGCTCCTGGTGCTGAATACCCAGTATCTGGCCACAACCATGGAATCTGAATTAGAGATTAATGCTTATTTACAGCTGGATGTACCCCGTGACAAAGCCCTGGCCATGAAGAAACAGTTGGAAAGTCTGACAGGCGTAGACCAGGTAACCTTTGTGCCTAAAGAAGAGGGACTTAAGCTCTTGGAAGAGCGTTTTGGCAAAGATACCGACCTTTTAAAGGCCCTGGGTGGGAATAACCCTTTACCGGACATGTATCGTTTAAAAACGAAAGAAGCCCCGCAGGTGCCGCTGGTAGCCGAGGAAGTGGCTAAGATTCAGGAGATTGAAAAAGTTCGTTACGGACAGGGTATGGTGGAAAAACTGCTGGCCCTGACCAACTGGCTTCGTTCCGTGGGAATAGTGGTGATTATTGCCGTAGGGTTGGCTGCTGTTTTCTTAATTGCCACAACCATCAGGCTAACTGTGTTTGCCCGCCGCCGGGAAATCGGCATTATGAAACTGGTAGGAGCCACCAACTGGTATATTCGCTGGCCTTTCTTCCTGGAAGGGATGTTCATCGGTCTTACCGGCGCCCTCATTGCTGTGGGTACATTACACTTTTTCTATAGTGAACTTGTGAAAAATGTAGCCCTCACCATTAACTTCCTGCCGATCATGACGGATAAGGCTGTGCTCTATGAGGTTTATCAATACCTATTCATCATTGGAACTGCTCTGGGGGCTATGGGCAGTGCTATCAGCCTGCACAGGTTTCTGAAGGTGTAA
- the ftsE gene encoding cell division ATP-binding protein FtsE — translation MIQLFNVSKTYEGEVKVEALRDINLHIKRGEFVFLVGPSGAGKSTLTRLMIREELPSKGQILVDNRSLLRMKEREVPYFRRKIGFIFQDFRLLMERTVYENVAFAMEAIEAPSSEVRERVPAVLELVGLKDKLSAYPHQLSGGQQQRVCIARAIVNNPLLIIADEPTGNLDPDTSWEIMNLLLAINKRGTTIVTATHDKEMVDRIKRRVIALQNGRIVRDEERGGYQA, via the coding sequence ATGATACAGTTGTTTAATGTCTCTAAGACATATGAGGGAGAGGTCAAGGTTGAAGCCCTGCGCGATATCAATTTACATATAAAAAGAGGGGAATTTGTTTTTCTCGTGGGACCCAGCGGTGCCGGAAAATCAACATTGACACGATTAATGATCCGGGAGGAACTGCCGAGTAAAGGGCAGATTCTTGTCGATAACAGGAGTTTATTAAGGATGAAGGAGAGGGAAGTTCCTTATTTTCGCCGTAAAATAGGTTTTATTTTTCAGGATTTTCGCCTGCTTATGGAGAGAACTGTTTACGAAAACGTCGCTTTTGCCATGGAGGCCATTGAAGCCCCCAGCAGTGAAGTGAGAGAAAGGGTTCCTGCTGTCTTAGAACTGGTGGGCTTAAAGGACAAGCTCTCTGCTTATCCTCATCAACTTTCCGGCGGGCAGCAGCAGCGGGTCTGCATTGCCCGGGCTATTGTCAATAATCCCCTGCTGATTATTGCCGATGAACCTACCGGTAACCTTGACCCTGATACGTCCTGGGAGATCATGAATTTACTTTTGGCCATTAATAAGCGAGGCACAACGATTGTTACCGCCACCCACGATAAAGAAATGGTGGACCGCATCAAACGCCGTGTTATTGCTCTGCAAAACGGGAGAATTGTGCGGGACGAGGAAAGGGGTGGCTATCAGGCGTGA
- a CDS encoding transketolase family protein — protein MEKVATRDAYGKALVKLGEQMPQVVVLDADLSKSTKTHDFKKVFPERFINVGIAEQNLLGIAAGMAASGKIAFASTFAVFATGRAFEQIRNSIAYTELNVKIAATHAGLTVGEDGASHQAIVDIAVMRALPNMTVIVPADGTETEKAVFAAATHDGPVYIRLGRAPVPVLFGEDYKFQIGKAVVLRDGKDVSLLACGIMVNEAMKAAEELAREGVSARVINVSTLKPMDKDTIIKAALETRALVTAEEHNIIGGLGSAVAEVIVENAPVPLERVGVRDTFGESGKPEELLEKYGLTVKDIKEAAYKVIKRKKG, from the coding sequence ATGGAAAAAGTAGCAACGCGGGATGCATACGGCAAAGCCCTGGTCAAACTGGGGGAGCAAATGCCCCAGGTGGTGGTACTGGATGCTGATCTTTCCAAATCAACGAAAACCCACGATTTTAAGAAAGTATTTCCCGAAAGATTTATTAACGTAGGGATTGCTGAACAAAATCTCTTAGGGATTGCTGCAGGGATGGCCGCATCGGGTAAAATTGCTTTTGCCAGTACCTTTGCAGTCTTCGCTACCGGGAGAGCCTTTGAACAGATTCGTAATTCTATTGCTTACACAGAGCTGAATGTGAAGATAGCGGCTACCCATGCCGGGCTGACGGTAGGGGAAGACGGGGCTTCCCACCAGGCCATTGTAGATATAGCGGTGATGCGTGCTCTGCCCAATATGACGGTGATTGTTCCTGCCGACGGTACGGAGACGGAGAAGGCTGTGTTTGCTGCCGCGACTCATGATGGACCTGTCTACATAAGGTTAGGCCGGGCGCCGGTGCCGGTTCTTTTTGGCGAAGACTACAAGTTTCAAATAGGAAAAGCTGTTGTTTTAAGGGATGGTAAGGATGTTTCACTGCTGGCCTGCGGCATCATGGTAAATGAAGCGATGAAGGCAGCGGAAGAACTGGCCCGGGAGGGGGTATCCGCCAGGGTCATTAATGTTTCCACACTGAAACCAATGGATAAGGACACTATTATCAAGGCGGCCCTGGAGACAAGGGCCCTGGTTACTGCCGAAGAACACAACATCATCGGCGGCCTGGGCAGCGCTGTGGCCGAAGTTATTGTGGAGAACGCCCCCGTGCCCCTGGAAAGAGTAGGTGTAAGGGATACCTTCGGCGAATCGGGTAAGCCTGAGGAACTCCTGGAAAAATACGGTCTTACCGTGAAAGATATTAAAGAAGCGGCATATAAGGTAATAAAGAGGAAGAAGGGCTGA
- a CDS encoding transketolase, whose product MEQISNEKKLQEIARQIRRNIITMLAEAGSGHPGGSLSAVEILTALYFQEMRVDPANPQWPERDRFVLGKGHAAPVLYATLAEKGFFPREELLTLRKINSRLQGHPDMRKVPGVDMSTGSLGQGFSASVGMALAGKMDKKDYRVYLLLGDGEIQEGQVWEGAMAAAHYKLDNLTAFLDHNGLQIDGPVQEVMSPEPVVDKFKAFGWHVEQIDGHSFTQITRALEIAKSIKDKPTMIIAETVKGKGVSFMENEAGWHGTAPKKDQAAQALEELA is encoded by the coding sequence ATGGAACAAATAAGCAATGAAAAGAAACTGCAGGAAATAGCGCGGCAGATTCGCAGGAACATTATCACCATGTTGGCGGAAGCCGGTTCGGGTCACCCCGGGGGTTCATTATCAGCGGTGGAAATATTAACTGCCCTGTATTTTCAGGAAATGCGTGTAGATCCTGCCAATCCCCAGTGGCCCGAGCGTGACCGTTTTGTTTTGGGTAAAGGCCATGCCGCCCCTGTACTCTATGCAACTCTGGCAGAAAAGGGTTTTTTCCCACGGGAGGAGCTGTTAACTCTGAGAAAGATCAACAGCCGGCTCCAGGGACACCCTGATATGAGAAAAGTTCCGGGCGTTGATATGTCTACCGGTTCTTTGGGACAGGGATTTTCCGCCTCAGTAGGTATGGCTTTGGCCGGGAAAATGGATAAAAAAGATTATCGCGTTTACCTGTTGTTAGGCGATGGAGAAATCCAGGAAGGGCAGGTTTGGGAAGGGGCTATGGCAGCTGCCCATTATAAGCTGGACAATCTCACGGCCTTTTTAGACCACAACGGGCTTCAGATAGATGGACCGGTCCAAGAGGTGATGTCCCCTGAGCCTGTGGTGGACAAGTTTAAAGCCTTTGGCTGGCATGTGGAACAAATCGACGGACATTCCTTTACCCAGATTACAAGGGCCTTGGAAATTGCCAAAAGCATCAAGGATAAACCCACCATGATTATAGCCGAAACCGTAAAGGGTAAAGGGGTATCCTTTATGGAGAATGAAGCGGGCTGGCACGGTACTGCCCCTAAAAAGGACCAGGCTGCCCAGGCCCTGGAAGAACTGGCATAG